Genomic DNA from Methanoregula sp. UBA64:
GATTGCCTGCGCCGGGCAGAGCTGGATGCACCCTACGCAGACCTCGCACCGGTCCTTCCAGACCGGCCGCCCTTCAACGAGTTCGATGTTATCCGCCGGGCAGATCGCCGCACAGGTCCCGCAGGAAGTACAGGCGTCACTGACCGTAAACTCCCGGGATTTTGTGCGGGCATGGGAGACAAACCACGGGTAGGCGATGGTGTGGATAAGGGAGCCGGCAAGCGAGCGGGGGAGGGGTTTGTGTTCGCTTTTCCCGATGACGGAAACGATCTCTGCCAGCTGTTGTTTTGCTGCGGCAAACAGGTTGTCGCAGGTCTCTTTTGACAGGGGATCGTACATGAGGATGTAGTTCCCGGGCATCTTTACGGAAAAACCGGCATCGAGCCCCCGGCTGTCCTGTTTTTTCATCGCTGCATCCAGCTGACGGAGCGTTGGTTCGCTGCCGCTTCCGCCGTAGGTGACAACCGCAAAGGTGTACCCTGCCTGTGAACGGTCGAACCGGCCGGCAAACTCTGCGACCATCAGGGGCAGGCCGAGGAAGTACACCGGGCAGACAATGCCCACCCGGTCGGCGACCGGTGCGATCTTTTGAGCAGCGGTAAGCGATGATAGTGGCACCAGTTCGCATTCGCCCAGTGCAGCGGCGATCTTCTTTGCAATGGCAAGCGAGTTGCCGGTGCCGGTAAAGTAATAGATCACGTTCTTCATGGTCACCAGATCCCGTCAGGATTTTTAGAAAAGATCCCATTTTCGAGATATAATAGGTTCCGGTACAGAAAGGAGCGGAAATTTTGGATATGCCCTTTTTAAAAAAAGTTAGTGGAATGCGGGGACAACGAGGATGAAGATACCCACGGCCACCATTGCAAGGCCGATCCCCACCCGGAGCATCCGCCGGTTCGAAAGTCTCCAGGTATTGACCCGCTCCGGGGGAATCCCGAAGACCACGACGAGGAGGATCACGATCAGCGGCAGGATGAAGATGAGGTTGAAGAGGAGCAGGTAGGGGATGCCCTGCGTGACCGTCATCGTATTGCTCATGAGCCCGAGGATCGTCAGGTAGATCCCGCCGGCGCAGGGCAGCTCGAAGATCCCGACCAGGACGCCGAGGACAAATGCCGCGGGGAGCGTTGC
This window encodes:
- a CDS encoding EFR1 family ferrodoxin (N-terminal region resembles flavodoxins. C-terminal ferrodoxin region binds two 4Fe-4S clusters.), whose translation is MKNVIYYFTGTGNSLAIAKKIAAALGECELVPLSSLTAAQKIAPVADRVGIVCPVYFLGLPLMVAEFAGRFDRSQAGYTFAVVTYGGSGSEPTLRQLDAAMKKQDSRGLDAGFSVKMPGNYILMYDPLSKETCDNLFAAAKQQLAEIVSVIGKSEHKPLPRSLAGSLIHTIAYPWFVSHARTKSREFTVSDACTSCGTCAAICPADNIELVEGRPVWKDRCEVCVGCIQLCPAQAIQAGPKTAQRSRYHNPEIALAELKKTRQ